One genomic region from Prochlorococcus marinus CUG1433 encodes:
- a CDS encoding RluA family pseudouridine synthase, giving the protein MELNNKNSFGIGEGELIEIIYELPLPMRLDRWLVSKRPEQSRARIQNFINSGLVLVNYKTAKAKTPLKNGDNIQIWMPPPEPLVYLKPEKMDLEILFEDEHIIVINKQSGLIVHPAPGHKSGTLVNGLLFHCNDLPGINGKLRPGIVHRLDKDTSGCMVVAKSQEALVNLQKQIKEKIASREYIAVIHGAPNSEEGQIVGHIGRDKFNRLKYKVVEAASGRYACTYWKVKERLGNYSLMNFKLDTGRTHQIRVHCAHINHPIVGDPLYGRCKKLPCKLEGQALHAFKLGLIHPINGKEMIFEAELPLDFQKLLKVLKSK; this is encoded by the coding sequence ATGGAATTAAATAATAAAAATTCTTTCGGTATTGGAGAGGGTGAACTTATAGAAATTATTTATGAGCTACCTCTTCCTATGAGACTAGACAGATGGTTGGTAAGTAAAAGGCCAGAACAAAGTAGAGCAAGAATTCAAAATTTTATCAATTCAGGATTAGTACTTGTAAATTATAAGACTGCAAAAGCAAAGACGCCATTAAAAAATGGCGACAATATTCAAATCTGGATGCCTCCTCCAGAACCTCTTGTATATTTGAAACCTGAAAAAATGGATTTAGAAATCCTTTTTGAGGACGAGCACATCATAGTAATAAATAAACAATCAGGACTAATTGTTCATCCAGCCCCTGGACACAAATCAGGAACTCTAGTCAATGGATTACTTTTTCACTGTAATGATCTTCCTGGAATTAATGGGAAACTAAGGCCTGGTATTGTTCACAGATTAGATAAAGATACTTCCGGATGTATGGTGGTAGCAAAAAGCCAAGAAGCATTGGTAAATCTCCAGAAACAAATAAAAGAAAAAATAGCTTCGCGCGAATATATTGCAGTAATTCATGGAGCACCTAATTCTGAAGAAGGCCAAATAGTAGGGCACATTGGTAGAGATAAATTCAATAGATTGAAATATAAAGTAGTTGAAGCAGCTTCAGGAAGATATGCCTGCACTTATTGGAAAGTAAAAGAAAGATTAGGTAATTACTCATTAATGAATTTCAAATTAGATACTGGTCGAACGCATCAAATAAGAGTTCATTGTGCTCACATTAATCATCCTATTGTGGGTGATCCTTTATATGGAAGATGCAAAAAACTTCCTTGTAAATTAGAGGGCCAAGCATTACACGCTTTTAAGCTTGGCCTTATACATCCAATCAATGGCAAAGAAATGATATTTGAAGCAGAATTACCATTAGATTTTCAAAAATTACTAAAAGTTCTTAAATCTAAATAA
- the ylqF gene encoding ribosome biogenesis GTPase YlqF, whose translation MDIPKIQWYPGHIAKAEKKLSEVINKVDLVIEVRDARIPLSTGHPHLNKWINNKKHILVINRSDMISPDTITNWNKWFNDKDQYPHWCDAKQGIGIKEICKSAKESRTSIDDRRLSRGMLIRPIRALTLGFPNVGKSALINRIAKKRVVDSARKAGVTRNLRWIKLEGGIDLLDAPGVIPPNLEDQKSALHLALCDDIGEAAYEVESVAIEFIKIISTLNKDKNANISVKKISNRYGVDITKGFKSPSDWINEAAIKHTSGDKRRMSHRLLEDYRNQMLGKIALEVPQWN comes from the coding sequence GTGGACATACCCAAAATTCAATGGTATCCAGGCCATATCGCAAAAGCAGAAAAAAAATTATCTGAAGTTATTAATAAAGTAGATTTAGTTATAGAAGTTAGAGATGCAAGAATTCCTTTATCAACAGGACATCCACACTTAAATAAATGGATTAATAATAAAAAACATATTCTTGTTATTAACAGATCAGACATGATCTCCCCTGACACCATAACTAATTGGAATAAATGGTTTAACGATAAAGATCAATATCCACATTGGTGTGATGCTAAACAAGGTATTGGTATTAAAGAAATTTGTAAGTCTGCCAAAGAATCTAGGACATCAATTGACGATAGAAGACTTTCTAGAGGAATGCTAATTAGGCCAATTAGAGCCCTTACACTTGGTTTCCCAAACGTAGGTAAGTCAGCATTAATTAATAGAATTGCAAAAAAAAGAGTTGTAGATAGTGCTAGGAAAGCAGGGGTGACTCGTAATTTAAGATGGATAAAATTAGAAGGTGGTATCGATCTACTAGATGCTCCTGGCGTCATACCTCCAAATTTAGAAGATCAAAAATCAGCACTTCATCTTGCATTATGTGACGATATTGGAGAAGCTGCTTATGAAGTTGAGAGCGTCGCAATTGAATTTATCAAGATTATATCCACACTAAACAAAGATAAAAATGCGAATATCTCAGTAAAAAAAATATCAAATAGATATGGAGTTGATATTACAAAAGGCTTTAAGAGTCCTTCTGATTGGATCAATGAAGCAGCTATAAAACATACCTCAGGTGATAAAAGAAGAATGTCTCATAGATTATTGGAAGATTATAGAAATCAAATGCTTGGTAAAATTGCTTTAGAAGTCCCACAATGGAATTAA
- a CDS encoding phosphoglycerate kinase: MSKLSLSSLDKTHLEGKKVLVRVDFNVPLNEDGQITDDTRIRAAIPTIEYLINHSAKVILAAHFGRPKGQVNEKMRLTPVAARLSELLGQNVALTNSCIGDEAIAQSNSLSNGDVLLLENVRFFGEEEKNDLEFAKKLASHADMYVNDAFGAAHRAHASTQGVTNYLSPSVAGFLLEKELKYLQGAIDSPNRPLAAIVGGSKVSSKIGVLDSLLDKCDKIMIGGGMIFTFYKARGLDVGKSLVEEDKLELAKDLEAKAKAKGVELLLPTDVVLASEFSPDAESKISQIDSISGDWMGLDIGPDSIKVFQNALAECKTIIWNGPMGVFEFDKFAKGTNAIATTLADLSAFSEVCTIIGGGDSVAAVEKAGLAKKMSHISTGGGASLELLEGKTLPGVSALNDA; the protein is encoded by the coding sequence ATGTCAAAGTTATCTCTTTCCAGTCTTGATAAGACACATTTAGAAGGAAAAAAAGTTCTTGTAAGGGTAGATTTTAATGTTCCATTAAATGAAGATGGTCAAATAACTGACGATACGCGTATCCGTGCAGCGATCCCAACGATTGAATATCTTATTAATCATTCTGCAAAAGTTATTTTAGCTGCTCATTTTGGTAGACCAAAAGGTCAGGTAAATGAAAAAATGAGATTAACTCCAGTAGCAGCAAGATTAAGTGAATTGTTGGGGCAAAATGTTGCTCTTACTAACAGTTGTATTGGTGATGAAGCAATTGCACAATCAAATAGCTTATCTAATGGAGATGTTCTTTTACTTGAAAATGTTCGTTTTTTTGGTGAAGAGGAAAAGAACGACTTGGAGTTTGCTAAAAAATTAGCATCTCATGCAGATATGTATGTAAATGATGCTTTCGGTGCTGCTCATAGAGCTCATGCTTCAACTCAGGGTGTTACGAATTATTTAAGTCCATCGGTAGCTGGATTCCTTTTAGAAAAAGAATTGAAATATTTACAAGGCGCAATAGATTCCCCAAACCGTCCATTGGCAGCAATAGTTGGAGGATCAAAGGTTAGTAGCAAAATAGGTGTGCTTGATTCTTTACTAGATAAGTGTGACAAAATTATGATTGGTGGCGGCATGATTTTTACATTTTATAAAGCTAGAGGTCTAGATGTTGGGAAGAGCCTTGTAGAAGAAGATAAACTAGAGCTCGCCAAAGATTTAGAAGCAAAAGCAAAAGCCAAAGGAGTCGAATTATTATTACCCACTGATGTCGTTTTAGCTAGTGAATTTTCACCTGACGCTGAAAGTAAAATATCTCAAATAGATTCAATTAGTGGGGATTGGATGGGTTTAGATATTGGTCCAGATTCCATTAAGGTTTTTCAGAATGCTCTTGCAGAATGTAAGACAATAATTTGGAATGGCCCGATGGGAGTCTTTGAATTTGATAAATTTGCAAAAGGTACAAATGCAATAGCTACGACTCTTGCAGACTTAAGTGCTTTTTCTGAAGTTTGCACAATAATTGGTGGTGGAGATTCAGTAGCAGCAGTTGAAAAGGCAGGGTTAGCTAAGAAAATGTCTCATATATCTACTGGTGGTGGGGCTAGTTTGGAACTTTTGGAGGGTAAAACCTTACCTGGTGTATCTGCTTTAAACGACGCTTAG
- a CDS encoding ABC transporter ATP-binding protein, with product MEIKKEKILTVKNLTVKYSLKKSPIIKNINLDIDRGDHLAIIGPSGCGKTTLAKTLVNMLPEQATSQGHISISCLDPRKINKNEAQLFRRNNFGFIYQDSIKKLNPLMKVGDHLFELFKTHDQTKSSLHIKKLVKEVFQKVGIEESLLDSFPHQFSGGMRQRVSIAMALALKPRLLIADEPTTSLDSITSFEIMKEIIHLCNTFETTLILISHDINLAAKWCKKIAIIDKGSIVENGNISDILRSPKSDIGIKLVNASNIVFEPNTKNYVINEVVLEVNNLRHWYKINSSIFWNKWNKALNEVSFKLYKNETLGIVGSSGSGKSTLCRALIGLIKVRGGEIKIYEKNHLSKKNKSYTKNNFIQIIFQDPFSSLNPKMKIKNLLEDIFLIQKISDKRKIEKEIKFMLRNLNLPLTNDFLNSFPSQLSGGQLQRISLARALLLKPKILICDESVNMLDASVKIEILELLRVLQEKMDLTIIFITHDLGIAKRFCNRLLVMNRGKIVDEGESSTIFTETKNTYTKSLLNSSLNLI from the coding sequence ATGGAAATAAAAAAAGAAAAGATTCTTACAGTTAAAAATCTTACTGTTAAATATAGTTTAAAGAAGAGCCCTATAATCAAAAATATTAATCTAGATATAGATAGAGGGGATCATTTAGCTATTATTGGCCCTTCTGGGTGCGGAAAGACTACTCTTGCAAAAACATTGGTAAATATGTTGCCTGAACAAGCAACTTCTCAAGGCCATATATCAATTTCATGTTTAGATCCTAGAAAAATAAATAAGAACGAAGCTCAATTATTTAGAAGAAATAATTTTGGATTTATCTATCAAGATTCCATAAAAAAACTTAATCCACTAATGAAAGTTGGGGATCATTTATTCGAATTATTTAAAACTCATGATCAAACTAAATCATCGTTGCATATTAAAAAATTAGTTAAAGAAGTTTTTCAAAAAGTCGGAATTGAAGAAAGTTTACTTGATTCTTTCCCACATCAATTTAGTGGTGGAATGAGACAAAGAGTTTCTATAGCAATGGCTCTTGCCTTAAAACCAAGATTATTAATAGCTGATGAACCTACGACAAGCCTTGATTCCATAACAAGTTTTGAAATTATGAAAGAAATAATTCACTTATGTAACACATTTGAAACTACTTTAATTCTAATTAGTCATGATATTAATCTTGCGGCAAAGTGGTGCAAGAAAATCGCAATTATTGATAAAGGTTCAATTGTTGAAAATGGAAATATATCAGACATTCTTCGATCACCAAAGTCTGATATTGGTATTAAGTTAGTAAATGCTTCGAATATAGTTTTTGAACCAAATACTAAAAACTACGTTATAAATGAAGTTGTTTTAGAGGTTAATAACTTAAGACATTGGTATAAAATAAATTCTTCAATCTTTTGGAATAAATGGAATAAGGCTTTAAATGAAGTAAGTTTTAAATTATATAAAAATGAGACTCTTGGTATAGTTGGTTCTTCAGGAAGTGGAAAAAGTACATTATGTAGGGCTTTAATTGGACTTATTAAAGTAAGAGGTGGTGAAATAAAAATTTATGAAAAAAATCATTTATCGAAAAAAAATAAATCTTACACAAAGAACAATTTCATACAAATTATTTTTCAAGATCCTTTTTCAAGTTTGAATCCAAAAATGAAAATTAAAAATCTTTTGGAAGATATTTTTCTTATTCAAAAAATTTCAGATAAAAGAAAAATTGAGAAGGAAATAAAATTTATGTTGAGAAATTTAAATCTCCCACTAACGAATGATTTTCTTAATTCTTTTCCTAGCCAATTATCTGGTGGTCAGTTGCAAAGAATTTCATTAGCCAGAGCACTATTGTTGAAACCAAAAATTTTGATTTGTGATGAGAGCGTTAATATGTTAGATGCTTCAGTAAAAATAGAAATTCTTGAATTACTAAGAGTCTTGCAAGAAAAAATGGATTTAACCATTATCTTTATTACTCATGATTTAGGTATTGCTAAAAGATTTTGTAATAGGTTGCTAGTAATGAATCGCGGAAAGATAGTTGATGAAGGAGAAAGTTCTACAATATTCACCGAAACTAAAAATACCTATACAAAATCTCTTTTAAATTCTTCTTTAAATCTTATTTAG